The window GGGATGAGGAACCCCCTGGCAGCGGGCCAGGCCTAATCTGACAGAGCAAATAACAGCCACAAAGCAGGAGGGTTCAGGGAGGTCAGAGAGGCCatcagggagaggagaggcgagcTCAGGGAGGTGATCAGGACATGGCCTCAACTCCAGAAGCTCTGACCAGTGGGATGGGCGTTGGAGCTGTCCAAGGACACAAGAGCACTGGATGGGGCCTGGTTTCCACAGGTGGTTGGTTCTCTGGCATGAACACATGAGGGGCCTCCTGGAGAGCTGGTTGGCACGGGTTCCAGGCCCCTCCCCGGCCCCTTCCAGGCCAGCGTTTGTCCCCAGCATGCATCGACACCAGCAGCGCAGAACCCCATTCTGAGAGCCCTCTCCCCAGATGAAGAGGAGATACTCTGTTTCCTTCTGAAAAGTGAAAAAGTATCAGCACAGAGGAGGGCTTCTTGGGGCTGCCCTCTGTGCTTGGCCTCAGATGGCGTATTTATGTGTCAGTATGTAAAGTCATCCTGACCTCTGAGGTGGGTTTTGTTAACATGGGTTAGTTAGCTTGAGAATGTAGTCACTCGTGCCAGCACATTGCCTTTTCGGGCCAATGGAACAGTGCCATCTGGTGACCACAACAGCGTCAACAGACTAATGCAAACTAAAGCCtgacaaccccccacccccaccccgcaggaATGGGGGTGGAGGCTCAGGTCTCCCCTCCTGTTCTTCTCTCTGCTTGTCATGCGGTGACACCCACACAGCCCTCAGAGGGCCTCTTGCGGCCCTGGGGCTTTCAGGGGCTGCAGATAGTGATCTTAGTGGCCTAGAGACATCAGAAGCCTTTGGCCACCGCAGCTCAGAGAGCATCTGTTCCTTCTTGTGTCCAGCAGCGTCAGGGCTGAAGCAGGTGGGGGAGAGCTTTCCCAGGTACCTAAAGTGGAGCCTGGCATGTGGTGTGTTTGCCTATAGAGCCAACCGCCAGGTGACCGTGCCGGCTGCCACGGCCTGAGTCTGGGCTCACCTCTGTGGAGGACTGGTTTCCTAGTTTTCCTGTAGGTTAGTAGCACCCAGCTTCTCCTTCCTACTTGCTGGTAAGCTCTGCTGATCTTCACATAAAAGAGAGATTATTTCGAAGAGGTGCCACAGGaacaacaaaatcacaaaataaaaccacaggcaATCTGCGATGTCACAGCCCGCCTCTGACGGCTCTGGCCAGGCCTGCAGTTGGCCGCTTTTGAGCTCACTCAGGAGATGggcggcagggggtgggggggtagggggtgttATTGTCACCCAGACCTAGCCTCTGGTAGGAGGCTATGATGTCACTTCCCGGGGACCCCTCCTCACCTCACCAGGGACATGGGTCTGGCGTTTTTGGAGGTCTCTACTTATCCCTTTATGTCTCTGAAAACCAGAAAACTGACCATTAAAATCCCTCTTCATTGGGTACTTGGTGGTCATTGTTGAATTACGGCAGTTGTACGTGACTTTCAGAATACTGCTTTCTTTCAAGGTCAGCTATCTTACACACCGGAGTCCACTAAGCCTGTTTGTCATGGAAGCAGTTAGTGAAGTTGtgggaagtaatttttaaaaaaaaacaaacccacccaCACTGTAGAAAGGTCCTTCTGTGCCTCCAGAGACAGTGCTGCATAGCATAGCCGCACAGAGGCCGCTGAGAGTTTGCATGAGACCACTTATGTTTCAGAGGGTGAACcgttctgtttttctttgcagGTTTCCCACCGTGGCAGTAAGCATCGGATTTGCTGTAGACCAAGAGGTACGTGGGGGAGGGGTTTCCCCAGGCCAGTGGTCCTGAACCCCTTGGGCCTGGCTTAGCATTGTCCTTTTTGGACTTGATTCCTGTGCTCCATTTTGCTGTCTTTGTCACACGCCTTAGTCATGACTAGTAAACCCATGCATGTTTCTTTTTGAGATCCGAGACAGTAAACAAAGGAAAACTGGTTTTGGGGTGTGTGGGTTTGGGGCTCCATGGCCGGCCCGCCTCCATGGTGGTGGGCCCTTGTTTCTACCGTGGtctttctgggatgctgctggaGAAGTGTGGAAGGGAAAGTTCTGACAAATGCCCCACATTAGTTTCCCTCTGACCCCTGGGGCGTGTGATCTAGTCCCACACAAAAGAAACTCCTATTTTGGGAGGACATTTTTCATCCCCATCTTTCAGTCATTCTTCTCCATCTTTCCCTAGCTGTTAGCATGAGAACCCTGCTGCTTCGGGGTTCCCATCACCCTTGGAGCTGAGCAGCATCATGAGATCTGCGTCAAGCATTAATCAATTTAAGCAGTAATGCTTAGGAAAGCCTTCACTTCTGTGTGGTCACGgcagttatatttatttatttaataatttttttaaggttttatttatttatttgacacccacagagagaaatcacaagtaggcagagaggtaggcagaggcggggggggggggaagcaggctctccgatgagcagagagcccgatgcgggattcgatcccccgaccttgagatcatgacctgagctgaaggcagaggcttcactgagccacccaggcaccccacagcagTTATATTTAAATAGGACTGGGGGTTTGGTATTTTCCGAAAGCAGCCTTCTGCTAGGCACTGTTTCAGTGTTTTCACCTTCATCCTCAACACTAGCAGTGGTTCCCTAGCACGGAGACCGAGGGAAGTTTAAACATTCTTCACCCTTCCCTCTTGCTAGCAAAGGCCTCCCGGCCACCTGACCCACCCCAGGGGCACAGGGTCTGGAGGCCCACATGGTTCTAGGACTACCCTGATTTGGGAACCCCCTTAAAGCcagggtggtgggaagcaggggaagagaatTAAGGATTGCTGGAAAGCTGGCTACGTGATCctccccagaaataaaccctttacCTGCCCTGTTGGGGGGTCCATTCCACTGTAGTCGAGCTCACCCCAGGCCAGCTGAGACTCTCCCGAGAGACTGGGCCTGGGGCTCTCTTTATTTTCCAGGGAGGTAAAACATAGCCAACCCCCCGATCACACACACGCTCGCCCCTGTTAACCCTGAATAGTGACGAGtcggaggaggaagaaagaaacaaagcacaGGCGTGTAAGGcagcgtccccccccccccccattgctcGCCTcttctttttactgtttccagCTGGGAGGCTGCTGTCACAGGCATTTGTCACCTGCCCTACGCAGCATGACCCACCAGCGTGGCTGCGGTTTGGTACCACGCCTCTCCTTGGTGACTCACCTCTCCTCCTTGGCCGTCCTTGAGTCTGATCCCCTCGGCTTTACAGATGTATTCCTAATTTTTGACACATCAGCAGCTTTGAGGGTTTCTTATGGGGAGGCGTTAGTCACAAGTAGCCTCCTCCAgtctcccaccccccaaaacagAGGCCTTTCTGAAGAATTCAGCTTTTTCAGTAACTTTCAGCTCCTAATGCTTGATTATAAAGCTGtatttgttttaggtttttttttagattttatttatttatttatttatttaacagtcagagatcacaagtaggcagagaagcaggcagagagagaggaagggaagcaggctccctgctgagcagagaccccaatgtggggctcgatcccaggaccctgggaccatgacctgagccaaaggcagaggcttaacccactgagccacccaggcgcccctgctttagtatatttttaagtaggctattttggtttttttttgttttttttaaagattttatttatgtatttgacagagagagatcacaagtagacggagaggcaggcggagagagagagagggaagcaggctccctgctgagcagagagcccaatgcgggactcgagatcatgacctgagatcatgacctgagccaaaggcaacggcttaacccactgagccacccaggcgtcctaagtAGGCTATTTTGGAAGAGACCATTTGCCCTCATATCCAGTTTTGGACCGAGATGCTAATTTCTTTCCCAATTCCCCTTTGAGAGGTAGTTTCCATCACCTGGGTCATACGTAATACCTCGAATTGTCCTCCTCTGAACTGCTTTGTGATTTTCTGGGTCAAATGAGTGAAGTGCATTTGttttccctcctgcccctgcaccCCACAGCTCGAATTTGGAGTGATTTACCACTGCACAGAGGAGCGGCTGTACACGGGCCAGAGGGGCCGGGGCGCCTTCTGCAATGGCCAGCGGCTCCAGGTCTCCGGGGAGACAGGTGGGGCTTCCCGTGGCTGGactgggctccctgcagagcgggAGGAGTGTGAATGGGAAATGCCAGCATCACCATTCTGGGAGACGGTGCTGGAAAGCTCCCGCTGAGCCTTCAGTTTCTTCAGGAACATGGCGTCCCTGAGTACCTGGAAGGCCAGCCAGTTCTGTGTCTTCATGTTTTCGTGGATGTGGCCAAGAGTTTACATAGTCTCACCCTGTTTTACACTCATATCCTTCAGCTTTCTTGCTCAAAGAAACCCAGACTTCAGTATGGCTGGCTCTCCAGTAATCCGAGGTCGAGAGCAAAGTTGGAAGCATGGTCTGGCTCTCAGAGCATCCAGGCTAACATCCATCATCCAAGGTGACGTCACCCAGGCGTAGCCTGTGGCTTCCTGGGTGTGGACAGGCTGCCGTGGGCTTTGGTCTCCATGAGAAGACGAGCAGCCGTGGGACTGAGTAGTGTGAATAAGTGATGTTGCCACACACCACACCCGTAGCGCTAGCCATGTTGTTCCTAAAGCAGGACCTCAGGGACATCCAGTCGCTTCTATGATGCGACTGTAGTTACATTCAACCGCACATAACTACGTACTGTCGACAATACGCCAGCTTAGGTTTTGCAGGGTGTTTAGGCCTTGCTTTCACACGGATGAAGTCAGGGATTTTTTTCGCCCCGTGGGACGGGGACTGTCCTTTCGGGGGCGGGAGTAAATGAGGAGCTTCGGCCTTGAAGCAGCTAGGTTAGGAGAGACTTTGAAAGCTCCCTCGTGTCCACGTTCGGGTCTGGAAAGGTAGAAAGCACAGTTCCTGCTAACTTTTCTTACACGTTTCCGCAGCAGGACATCCTGAGGTACCCTCCCCCATCATAGCTTCAGTCTGGGGGTGTCAGCGCTCCCCCTTTCTTtatgcttcctttctcttttctgccttgtCTTCCTCCCTGGGTGACACCCGTGTGCCTAGATGGCCTCAGAGgcagtgagaggaggaaggtgtGTCCCTGCCCTCCAGCGGCTCCTCAGCGAGCGAGGACGAGAAGTTCTCCACCTGTGGTCTGCGGTCGGGTGAGAGCACCGCCGATCGAGGAGccctgggtgggtgggagggcagGAGCCCTGTGTGTCTGGCCCAGTGGGGAAACCAAGGAGGCTTGGCCTGGGGCTCCTGAGACTCACGAGCCTGCCCAGGGAAAGGGGAAGATCACATGAGGCTTCGCCCCGACTTGGGACCAGCAGGGCACACTCACCAGTTACTGCCTCCGAGTCCCAGAGAGATTCCAGAACAGTCTCCAGGCTCGCCCCATGTCTCCACCTCCCAGAAATGTTTTGTTTGGCTGTACGAAAAGTAGCGCTAATTGTACGTACGCATGCCAAGAGGTAACCGCTCAGGGCATGTTGGGTTAGTCAGTAGTGAGGAAGCATGTCATTAAACACACTTACGTGAACTTTGCTCCATATTCCATTTGATGAGAACACTTGGCTCCATTCACACTCGCTGGGCTTCCTGGTCGCGCGTGACAACTTCATATCCTCAGTGCGGCTCTCAGAACCGTGTGGGCAAGGCCTCCAGGTCGCCTCTACTTCCGGCCTGTCGTAGGCCCTCTGGTCCTGTGCAGACCCTGTCCTAAACCCCTGCTGCAACACTGGGGTTCCCACTTCTCTCAAAACCGCCCACATTCTGGagctcattttcttaaaaaaaaaaactctaaagagAGTCTGATGTGCTGTTTTCAGCACTGGTCATTTAGAACTTACGGGGTGATTGGGTTTCTATGGAGATGATGGACTGGACCCTGCAGCACAGTGGTTAGGGGTCACACAGACCTGGTTTCAGTCCCCATTGTGCCACCCTCCAGGGCTGTGAGCTGTCCTCGTGTGGTGGGTGGGGTGACATGATGGGAATGGAGGAATAAATGCAGTTAGGGGAAAGCGCTCAGTCAGGTCCCGGTGCAGGGTACCCAGAGGTGAGAGTTATCAAAGAGGAAACCTCAGTCTTTGCACAAGATGATTAGCGCCCGATGTTAAGTTTAGGACGCATTTCTGGATTAGGGAAATCCACCCTAGGGAACAGGACACCCACCCctgatctttctctctcctttccttactCCTATTACACCTTCTTGGAAGGCTTCCATGCACAAAGTAAAAAGCAAACAGAACTACACAGGATGGGGTAGAGGATGAGATGGAGGCCAGAATTTGATTAGaacctttttcttcacatcccaCCATGCAGAATTTCAAACCTGGGTGAGTAGACAAAGTACCGTAAACCCATGTGACTCACCATGGGTCCAATATTGCCGATTCTCGGGGCCAACCCTGCTTTATCCACAGCGCCACCCAGTTCCCATTGCCCCCAGCAAGTCCCTGACACAAATCCCAGATGTAGAATCATTTTCTAGTCAGCATTGCAGTATGCATGCTTCTCTATAACATATACAATTCTTTGAAATGCATAATCACAATACCAATGACACACCCCTCTAAAAATTATCAGTTATTCCTAAAGTTATTAAATAACCAGAGTTCAGATTTCCAGTTGTCTCATCCTGTGGGAAACAGCCCTTCAG is drawn from Mustela lutreola isolate mMusLut2 chromosome 11, mMusLut2.pri, whole genome shotgun sequence and contains these coding sequences:
- the IMPA2 gene encoding inositol monophosphatase 2 isoform X2 — translated: MKPSSEDEAAPAGGPWEECFEAAVQLALRAGQIIKKALSEEKRVSTKTSAADLVTETDHLVEDLIISELQKKFPSHRFIAEESAAAGAKCVLTPSPTWIVDPIDGTCNFVHRFPTVAVSIGFAVDQELEFGVIYHCTEERLYTGQRGRGAFCNGQRLQVSGETDGLRGSERRKVCPCPPAAPQRARTRSSPPVVCGRVRAPPIEEPWVGGRAGALCVWPSGETKEAWPGAPETHEPAQGKGKIT